In Halorubellus sp. JP-L1, one DNA window encodes the following:
- a CDS encoding multidrug efflux SMR transporter has product MREYLYLGAAIAAEVSGTTALKFTSGFTNPVPTAVVVVGYLSSFYLLSLTLQELPVGLVYATWSAVGIVAAALVGVVMFDEAVDTAGIAGICLIIAGVVVLNVVSDAYTPH; this is encoded by the coding sequence ATGAGGGAGTACCTGTATCTGGGTGCGGCGATCGCGGCCGAGGTGTCCGGCACGACCGCCCTGAAATTCACCTCTGGGTTCACGAACCCCGTGCCCACGGCCGTCGTCGTTGTCGGGTACCTCAGTTCGTTCTACCTGCTCAGCCTAACGCTCCAGGAGCTACCGGTCGGCCTGGTGTACGCGACGTGGTCGGCGGTCGGTATCGTCGCGGCAGCGCTGGTGGGGGTGGTGATGTTCGACGAGGCAGTCGACACGGCCGGAATCGCGGGCATATGCCTCATCATCGCCGGTGTGGTCGTACTGAACGTCGTGTCGGACGCGTACACGCCCCACTAG